From the genome of Cololabis saira isolate AMF1-May2022 chromosome 1, fColSai1.1, whole genome shotgun sequence:
CACTGATTGTGGCTCTGATGACTCCACCCATTGCTTATGATGTGACATTACTTCGCAATGCCATCAAGGTAGGTGCTGACGTTAAAAGACATCAtgctgaaaaaaatgtttccacAAAGTAAATTCCCAAATCAGCTTTTACCCagtaaacattgttttttttttagtcagaCAAGTTAAAATGTGTAGGAAATGTGACGTTATGGACATTTCCTCCTTTGACTTGTAGGGGGCAGGAACGGATGAGAAGGTCCTGGTTGAGGTACTTGCTTCCAGAACTTCTCACCAGGTGAAGGACATTGTTGCCGCTTACAGACAAGGTAGCACATTCACAAATACACATGATTTACAGATCACTCATTATATGGCATCCTTAACATGGTTTATGATtaacaggtacatttattagcTTCTCACTTGAAAAAGCACATCATACACGCATTAAATCACTTTTTTCCACGCAAATGCCTTAGCTTTCAGACTGACAGAATCTTTCTGTCAGTCCTGGTCCAGTTATTTAGTGCTTTAGTAGATTTCACACCTGCACAAAGAAGCAGTACACCAACCGTGCAAATCCTTCAGGGCTGTTTTCAGCCGAACCAAAAGCATTAACTGTGAAGCAAAGAGGGATGCCACAAAAAATTCACCATGCTAAAAgatttttcacaattttttttctaaatgaaaaCTATCTGAAATGCAAGCTTCATTAAAGGGTCCTGTATGTGTTGCCTGTCTGTGCTTGCTTACCTAAGAGTATGATGCCGACCTGGAGGAGGATGTATGTGGTGACACTTCTGGTCACTTTCAGAGGCTTCTGGTTATTCTGCTCCAGGTATGTCTCTTTAACGCTTCTCCTTTCCTTTGAGTGTCTTTTTCCCTTTtaacagaaatgtgtttttccccccaggcaaacaggcagacaggAATCCAGCAGGGAAACCTTGAGAGCGATGCACAGGTGAGTCAGTAAATATTTCTGGTCTTCAGCATCAATGGCATCTTTGTCTGTTCATCGGAGTGTGTGACTGTCACATGTTTTTGGTGAAATATACAACCCATTTGAAATGATGACTGTATACTACCCCCTAGTGGATGGATAAAGTAAAACTCCTTTAATGTTTTTGGGGTGCATCAAATTGAATAAAACACAACGGTTTTCAAATGTTTCCCTCTAGTTGTTTTTACCTCTTTCTTACTTTCCTAAACAAAAGTAGCTCACTGAACAGTTTCATTCTGTGTGAGTGACTACAAAAAGAGGCTCATTGAGATCCTCATCTATTACCTCAGTCCAGCAGAATTTCTCTGATAAATTATGAGTTGTAGTTTAGTGCCTTCATATGTTGGGAAAACCTGAAAAAGACATGAAAAATCTTCAATAATTTTGCAGCAGAAGCTGAGATGTCCTGACCTCAACTCCATTCTACATCTCCAATTAGTCCTAATACAGGCAGCTCTCTCCTCCCATTATGCATCATGATTGCATTTGTTATTGttctgtattatttatttatgataaatattagtaaatgTTATATTATTTTGCTACTTATTCTTATTTCATACATCTTGAGAGATCTGATCACAAGTCTGATCATACATCTGATCACCTAGCAGTAAAAACAGTAGAAAAATGCATCTCCAGTGATAAGATCTGACCATCGCGCTCTATATGCAAATAAACCTGCACATCATTTTTGCTTACTAATataaaatgttgttgttttgcattcagatcTTTCATTAATGCCGGCCACTGGTGATCAAATCTCTCTGAATGCATTTAATGTGAGGTCTGAATAGGGTCTAAGATGTGTGCACAAGAAAATAAATCTCTCTGTGCAAGTTCTAACACCTACAGAGACTGTCAGCTTTGTCCATGACAGCTTTTTCAGCGTGGCTCAAAGATGGAAAATAACCAAAACCTTAGGTGTTTACATCAAAAAGATTGTCCAGACTATGGTCAAATAGAGCAGATGAGTAATCAGGGTTTTTCAGCTTTGATGAAGTTCTCCTAGAGCCAATAAAGACATTCAAGCAGTCCTTTTCATCACAACATGTAACACTGCAGTAGTGGAGGATGTCAGGTATGCATATCAATCAGTGAGTAACCTGCTGGGTTTTTTTGTGCCTGCAGGCTCTCTTTAAGGCAGGAGAGGAGAAGTTTGGCACCGATGAGCAATCATTTGTTACCATCCTGGGAAACCGCAGCGCCGAACATCTGAGAAAAGGTTTGTGTTTGACACATGAAAATGTTGAACTGACTTGCAGTATGATGTCATAGTGGTGACTGTGTGGAACCACTAGTACATGGTGTGTTTCACTCATGAGAATGAATGAGACATGCAGGTTAATACCTTTACCTGATCTGAGGTGTCATATAAAACATTTACTCTTGCTCTCCCCCACTTCTATGTATGATTTACAGTCAcagtggttaaaaaaaatctaaaaaatgaTATCATCTGAGActattattttcttatttttgataTAATTGTGGTAAATAACATGAGCAAATGTCCCTGTTCGAGTTGTTAGGTTACTTACCTACAGAGCGTCCAGGCAGTCAGACTAATTCTGAGTTTGTTTTTCAGTATTTGAGGGTTATATGAAGCTGTCCGGATACGAGATGGAGGAGAGTATCCAGAGAGAAACATCTGGTAACCTGAGAGACCTGCTTCTAGCTGTTGGTACGAAAACTAGACAGCCCTTCAAGTTTACTCATGTCCGTTGTTTTGAACCTTTTTTCACCGTGTCCTGATTTACAATCATTTCCTGTtctttctgcttttcttgttatAAAAGTAAAGTGTGCCAAGAGTGTTCCAGCCTACTTCGCTGAGACCCTGTACTATGCCATGAAGGTAAGAAAACAAACATTCGTGGTAATTTATCTTCAGGGTTTCTGAAGATTGATTCAAATAATTAATATACTGTAACACCGCACGATGTTTGTCATACGATTTAACATGACACTCCGGTATCAAGTTTAATTTAGATTGATTAACTGATTACTTACACAAACACTTTCATGTTTACAACTATTCGAAAAATTTATGAAAGCTACTCGTCTGATGTTTATTAGAAATGGTTCCTGAATATGCAGCATTGTGCTGAGTGGTTTTATAATATTCGCAGGGTTTCAGGTGACAAATCATTCACATGCTGTGAACTGCTGTAGGTGACTATTGTAGAAATGGTTTTAGAAGACTTTTAGAGCACGTTCAGGCCTCTATTTGGACATCGGTGTGTCTGGATTATTTTGCAGTGCGTAAaaattgtaaaaatgtaaaaaaaataaatgtttgtttatttttagagATCAAAGTGGTATAAAATATCTTTTATATTAAATATCATATCATACAAAAGCCTTTGAATTGCTGTACTTATTATTCATCACACAATAAAATTCATAAATCGTGAATTATGTCTTTTACGTACAAGAAACTGGAATCTTATTTGCcattttgtgtcttttgtgGATTTCTGGTTCTGACCAACAAATATCTACGTAAATAATACCATTATTAATAAATcaacacttttctttttgttttatatatttattatcgcCTTTTCAGGGATCACGTTGTGTGCTGCAGACGGTGAAGGAATGTCTGCCTGTTACGTGAAGATGTTTCAGAGGTGGACCCTCGTTACAGTCTGTGTTTGTCTTTGATTCAGGGTGCTGGTACTGACGATGACACCCTGATCAGGGCGATGGTGACTCGTAGTGAAGTGGACTTGATGGAGGTCAGGTCTGAGTTCAGGAGGCTGTTTGCTTGTTCTCTCCACTCAATGATCAAGGTACATACATGCGTTTTAAAATCTACCACAAATACACCAAATCATTGAGTCCCTCTTTTCTATAATAATTCCTGTGCTGGTTTGTTACAGGGTGATACCGGTGGTGACTACCGCAAGGCTTTACTGTTGCTCTGTGGTGGAGATGATGCATAACCGTGGCAACAAGTAATAATAGTAACACACCTGCAGTGCCTCCTCTCTTCGTGGACCCAGTGGGCCATCAGCTCGCTGAAACAACAAGCTAACCcaaagttgtttttcttttgttttgtaagAACAAGACAATACATCAGGTCTTTAAAACTATGATTCCAAACAATGTCTTTGACAGGTAGCTAACATTTTGTCAACCTTAATGGAGCTTTTAAATGATAATTTTTCCATAACTTGTGTAATATCTTTCATTTATAATTTTGAAGTACCAGACAACCGTTGTTTTGTTTGCACTTTGTATGGCAGAACCAATATATGCAATATTAAATGTTTCAGTTAATGAAGGACAGTGATGAGTTTCTCGTGTGTGTTTCTAACGGCATCCTGCTCCACTGGTTTCTGGTAAATATGCACTGGTGTTTTATGGCCACTAGGGGGAGACAGAGCAGTTTGGAAGGGAGGTAGAAAGTTGGCTCCTATCTGTCACCTGAACAGAGCTAGATGGGAACAAGCAGGGATAGATGTTAAGTTGGGATGTCTTCTTTTGCTCCCCTGTGTCAGACCGAGGTGGGAATTCACTCAATACTAGTTTCCAACACGTGCTCCATTGCTTTTTTACAGGCTGATGTgatgtattttctgtttcaatgCATTGATTCTTAATTACATTTGAAAATCAGATATTGATGTGTTGCTACTTCCACTCATGCAGCATAAGGGTTTCACTGAATTTAAATGAGGCAACGGGGACATTTTAAGTAAACTACTAAatatggcttacacttataaaACAATCATTTATTAAAACATCAGACAACTCATACAAAATGGTTAGCAACAGACAGTTGCTTTTTCAAGATTTATACAGTATAAAAGTAATTCTGTTATAAAACTTCAACTTATTAAGATataaagactgaaaaaaaaacaacagtcacATTATTAGACCTGTTACATCTTTAATGTGATCGTCCAACAAAATCcagaggaaaaataataatgataataattgtgaagattttaaatgattaaataaataaacttacaACACCCTGATTGCCAAAGGCTTCATAATCAGGGCTCTAAGTTAAAATTAATCTTGTAAATAAATGGGACACCTACCATCAGTTAAAGTGAGTCcagttaaaaccaaacaaaagtcTGGTCCTGTATTTGCTCGTACGTTAGTTGCTGCATTGTGCTGAGAACCAGCAACTGCAAATGGCtgcgggaaaaaaaacaaccaaacaaaaaacTGTAAACTTAATTGTTGATTGCCAGTCGGGgatataaaataattaaaggcaCTGAATGTAATAGTATCAAAACCACCATAAGTAAGTGGAGAAAATGTGGTACCTTAGACACATTTTAAAGTTCTGCGCAA
Proteins encoded in this window:
- the anxa5b gene encoding annexin A5b; this translates as MACRGTIKASPNFNASGDAEVLYKAMKGLGTDEDSILQLLTDRSNAQRQEIKATYKTLYGKDLIDDLKGELGGKFETLIVALMTPPIAYDVTLLRNAIKGAGTDEKVLVEVLASRTSHQVKDIVAAYRQEYDADLEEDVCGDTSGHFQRLLVILLQANRQTGIQQGNLESDAQALFKAGEEKFGTDEQSFVTILGNRSAEHLRKVFEGYMKLSGYEMEESIQRETSGNLRDLLLAVVKCAKSVPAYFAETLYYAMKGAGTDDDTLIRAMVTRSEVDLMEVRSEFRRLFACSLHSMIKGDTGGDYRKALLLLCGGDDA